AAAAACCTTTTTCCTTGGCGATCCCTCCCTATGTAAACCGCAATAGTATAAGAATTCTTATTCTTACCACGCTGTCGGATTTAAGCCATCATTTTACCCCCTCTCGTAAGGGGCAGGCAGTGGAAATTTCTTCACCACCTGTACATTTTCCTGCTCTTGCAGAATCTTTCTAAGTGCATCTTCGGAAATGCGCCAGTGATGCTTTGAAAGTTTAATAGCTTTGAGTCTTCGAGTATATATCAACTCGTAGACGAAACTCCGGCTGCACCGGAGAATACCCGCAACTTCCCTTATTGTCAGCAATGTGGATGTAGTGGTCATAAATTGAACGTAATAAAATCTTCCTCCTCCCTTATATATTTCAAAAATAAAAATAAATAGTGTGTAAATAAGCAATGCGTAGTAGCCACAAGGCTGTGGACTAAAAAAATGCTGTTCTAACGACGTACCAGGAGCGGGCTACGCTTTTTCCCTCCCGGCATACGGCGCCCCATACGCTGCTTGGCGCTCACTGTTGCGCCTGGCCTCGGCCCGGGCGAATACGCATGGTCTCTGCCACGCACCCGGATCTCACTTTCTCGCTCCTGCCCGCCCGGGGGCTGGGGAACCCCCGCGGCACGCGCTGACCCAGCAAATGATTTTTTATTCAGTTGTAAAAAAAACAAAATAAAAACAAAAAAACGCCTATTTTAAACGAAAATAGGCGTTTTTGGACAAAAATACCCCTCTGGCTTTTTGTACAGCGGTTTTCGCTGCTTAATTACGCTTTTGACAAAGCGACATTTCTGCGCCGCTGATGATTCTTCACCTGGCAGCCAGAGGCACCAGAAAATTTTCTTTATTCCGTATTTCCCGGAAAAATTTCATTTCATCACGAAAAATAATACCCCTGCCTGTCAGGTGGTCGATAGCTTGTGATAGCTGTCTACCAGTTTAACACGAAAATTTTAACACGAAAATTTCTAAAAATTTTAAGCCCGCCTTTAAGCCCGCCCTCGTTCTCGCCTGATGGCCTCAGTAATCCACGACCGGATTAGAGTCTGGTACGGTATGTCCTTCTCCCTGGCGAT
The nucleotide sequence above comes from Bacillota bacterium. Encoded proteins:
- a CDS encoding helix-turn-helix domain-containing protein; protein product: MTTTSTLLTIREVAGILRCSRSFVYELIYTRRLKAIKLSKHHWRISEDALRKILQEQENVQVVKKFPLPAPYERG